In a genomic window of Glycine max cultivar Williams 82 chromosome 13, Glycine_max_v4.0, whole genome shotgun sequence:
- the LOC100816135 gene encoding ABC transporter G family member 9 gives MDHLQHQEMVDIESQTVEIPDILHKGKRQVILKFDNVVYKIKTKKGGVFVKNKETEEKEILKGVKGVVEPGEMLAMLGPSGSGKTTLLTALGGRLRGKLYGSITYNGEAFSNSMKRNTGFVTQDDVLYPHLTVTETLVFTALLRLPNTISKEEKVKKAKDVIDQLGLTKCKDSIVGSPFLRGVSGGERKRVSIGQEMLINPSLLFLDEPTSGLDSTTAQRIVSTLWELACGGRTIVMTIHQPSSRLYYLFHKVLLLSEGNSLYFGKGSEAIEYFSNIGYAPALAMNPADFLLDLANGIYTDESNTDHAIDKQKLVSMCKINCAAQLKPAALEGINDSSKSQNRFQEKGSEKWPTSWSQQFTVLLRRDIKERRHESFSALRVAQVFVVALISGLLWYKSDISHLQDQIGLLFFVSGFWGFFPLFQAIFTFPQELLMLEKERSSGMYRLSSYFMSRVVADLPMELSLPTIFILITYWMAGLKGKLLNFLYTLLTLLLHVLVSQGLGLALGATVMDQKAATTLASVLMLCFLLAGGFYVQHVPVFISWVKYISINYYNYQLFIASQYSDGETYPCSTGQCRVAEFPSIKQTGFHFNLQEQVMAASALVIMMIGYRLIAYVALMRIGVTKK, from the exons TTTGATAACGTTGTGTATAAAATTAAGACCAAGAAAGGTGGAGTATTTGTGAAGAACAAAGAGACAGAAGAGAAAGAGATACTGAAGGGAGTGAAAGGTGTTGTTGAGCCTGGTGAAATGCTAGCCATGTTAGGTCCATCTGGGAGTGGCAAAACAACTCTACTCACAGCATTGGGAGGAAGGCTTAGAGGGAAGCTTTATGGAAGCATAACTTACAATGGTGAAGCCTTCTCAAATTCCATGAAGAGGAACACTGGCTTTGTCACACAAGATGATGTTCTCTACCCTCACTTGACTGTGACTGAGACCCTAGTCTTCACTGCACTTCTCAGGTTGCCCAACACTATctccaaagaagagaaagttaAGAAAGCAAAAGATGTTATTGATCAACTTGGTTTAACCAAGTGCAAGGATAGCATAGTTGGAAGCCCTTTCTTGAGGGGGGTTTCTGGGGGTGAGAGAAAGAGGGTTAGCATTGGACAAGAAATGCTCATAAACCCAAGCTTGTTGTTTCTTGATGAACCTACCTCTGGCCTAGACTCAACCACAGCACAAAGAATTGTCTCAACTTTGTGGGAGCTTGCATGTGGAGGAAGAACTATTGTGATGACTATACACCAACCTTCAAGTAGACTTTACTACTTGTTTCATAAGGTGTTGTTGCTATCAGAAGGGAACTCATTGTATTTTGGAAAGGGATCTGAAGCCATTGAATACTTCTCTAACATTGGATATGCCCCAGCCTTGGCCATGAACCCTGCAGACTTCCTTTTGGATCTTGCAAACG GTATCTACACTGATGAATCTAATACGGATCATGCCATAGATAAACAAAAATTGGTTTCGATGTGTAAGATAAACTGTGCTGCTCAATTGAAGCCAGCAGCACTTGAAGGAATCAATGACTCTAGTAAAAGCCAGAATAGATTTCAAGAAAAGGGCTCCGAAAAATGGCCTACCAGCTGGTCTCAGCAATTCACTGTGTTGTTAAGAAGAGACATCAAAGAGAGAAGGCATGAATCATTCTCTGCTTTGCGGGTTGCTCAGGTCTTTGTGGTTGCTCTTATTTCAGGACTACTGTGGTATAAGTCTGATATCTCACACTTACAGGATCAG ATTGGGCTTCTATTCTTCGTATCCGGCTTTTGGGGTTTCTTCCCTCTCTTTCAAGCAATTTTCACCTTTCCCCAAGAGCTATTGATGCTAGAGAAAGAAAGATCTTCTGGAATGTACCGGCTTTCATCATACTTTATGTCAAGGGTGGTAGCTGACCTTCCCATGGAACTTAGTCTTCCCACCATATTTATTCTCATAACCTATTGGATGGCAGGGTTGAAAGGCAAACTGCTCAACTTCTTATACACATTGCTCACCCTCTTACTCCACGTCTTAGTCTCACAAGGCCTTGGCCTCGCCCTCGGCGCCACTGTGATGGACCAAAAAGCTGCAACCACACTTGCCTCAGTGCTCATGCTGTGTTTCTTGCTTGCTGGTGGTTTTTATGTTCAGCATGTTCCAGTGTTTATTTCATGGGTGAAGTACATTTCCATCAACTACTACAACTACCAGCTCTTTATCGCGTCTCAATATAGCGATGGCGAGACATACCCTTGTTCTACTGGCCAGTGTCGAGTTGCCGAATTTCCTTCTATAAAGCAAACAGGGTTTCATTTCAATCTGCAAGAGCAAGTCATGGCTGCATCAGCTCTTGTGATAATGATGATAGGTTACAGACTTATAGCCTATGTTGCTCTCATGAGGATTGGAGTGACAAAGAAATAG